The genomic interval CGATCCCCACTTCGGCGGCGATCGACCGGCCGGTCTTCTCGTTGTCGCCGGTGATCATCGCAGTCTTCACGCCCGCCTCGTGCAGCGCGGCGATCGCGGCCCTTGCCGAGGGTTTGACCGGGTCGGCAACGCCGATAACGCCGGCGGGCTGGCCATCGACCGCGATGAACAGCAGCGAGCGCGCCTTCGCCGCCAGTCTTTCGGCCTCGTCACCAAGGCCTGCGGTATCGACAGAGAGTTTTTCCATGAACCGGCGCGCGCCGACGGCAACGGACCTGCCGCCGACCGATGCTTTCACGCCATAGCCCGGGACGGCCTCGAAACCCTCCGCCTTTTCCACGGCCAGTTTTCGCTCGCGCGCACCAGCCGCGACGGCTTCGGCAAGCGGATGTTCCGAGCCCGCCTCCACGGCGGCGGCAAGCGCCAGCAGCGCATCCTCCTCGAAGCCGCCGACGGCGAGGATATCGGTCACCGCCGGACGGCCTTCGGTCAGCGTTCCGGTCTTATCGAAGGCGACGATCTTCGTATCACGCAGGGTCTGCAGCGCCTCGCCATTGCGGAACAGCACGCCGGTTTCCGCCGCCCTGCCGGTGCCCACCATAATGGAGGTCGGCGTGGCGAGCCCCATGGCGCAGGGGCAGGCGATGATCAGCACCGCCACGGCATTGACCAGCGCGAAGGACAGCGCCGGCGAGGGGCCGAATACCAGCCATATCACGAATGTCAGCGCGGCAGCGGCCAGCACCGCCGGCACGAACCAGGCGGTGACCTTGTCGACCATGGCCTGTACCGGCAGTTTCGCGCCTTGCGCGGTTTCCACCATTTTCACGATGCGCGCCAGCACGGTATCGGCGCCGATGGCGGTGGCGCGGAAGGTGAAGCTTCCGGTCTTGTTGATGGTACCGCCCGTGACGGCGTCGCCCTCGGCCTTCTTCACCGGAACCGGCTCGCCGGAAATCATCGATTCATCGACATGCGACGCGCCCGAAACGACCGCGCCATCGACCGCGATCCGCTCGCCCGGACGCACGACCACGAAATCGCCCTGCTTGACATCCGCGATCGGGATATCGACGGTCTCGCCATCGCGTTCCACCCGCGCGGTCTTCGGCTGGAGGTCCATGAGATGGGTGATCGCAGCGGAGGTGCGGCCCTTGGCCTTGGCCTCCAGATAGCGGCCGAGCAGGATCAGCGTGACGATGACGGCGGCGCTTTCGAAATAGACCTGCGCCGCGCCCTCAGGGAAAAGCTGCGGCAAGAAGGTTGCAAGCGTAGAATAGCCCCAGGCCGCCAGCGAGCCGAGCATGACCAGCGCGTTCATGTCGGGCGACAGCCGCCTGAACGAGGCCGTCCCATGGCGGATGAAGCGGCGTCCGGGACCGAACACCACAACGGTCGCCAGCACGAAGTAAAGGATATGCAGCGGGAAGACGCCAACGGCGTTCATCAAGGCATGGCCGAGCGACGGGATCAGGTGCGAGCCCATTTCCAGCACGAACAGCGGCAGGGTGAAAATCAGCGCCACCAGGAAATCGCGCTTCAGCGCGGCCTGCTCCTTCGCCCTGATATCCGCATGGGTCTCGGTTTCCGCCGTGGCATCGGTGATACGGCGCGGCGTATAACCGGCCCCCTCGACGGCGGTCATCAGCGCGGCGCTATCGGCGGCGGCCTCGATGGTCGCCCGTTCGCTTGCAAGGTTCACATGCGCCGAGACGACGCCGGGCACGGCCATCAGCGCGCGTTCGACATTGCCGACGCAGGAGGCGCAGTGCATGCCTTCGATGCCGAGTTCGATGGTCTCGAGCGCCACGCCATAGCCGGCCTTCCCGATCGCAGCGACCACGTCGCCGGCGGCCGTCGGGTCTGCAAGCGTGACATCGGCCGTCTCTGTG from Martelella mediterranea DSM 17316 carries:
- a CDS encoding heavy metal translocating P-type ATPase; translated protein: MEQTLAKKPAHITLPVTGMTCASCVSSVERVVGRVEGVSAVSVNLATETADVTLADPTAAGDVVAAIGKAGYGVALETIELGIEGMHCASCVGNVERALMAVPGVVSAHVNLASERATIEAAADSAALMTAVEGAGYTPRRITDATAETETHADIRAKEQAALKRDFLVALIFTLPLFVLEMGSHLIPSLGHALMNAVGVFPLHILYFVLATVVVFGPGRRFIRHGTASFRRLSPDMNALVMLGSLAAWGYSTLATFLPQLFPEGAAQVYFESAAVIVTLILLGRYLEAKAKGRTSAAITHLMDLQPKTARVERDGETVDIPIADVKQGDFVVVRPGERIAVDGAVVSGASHVDESMISGEPVPVKKAEGDAVTGGTINKTGSFTFRATAIGADTVLARIVKMVETAQGAKLPVQAMVDKVTAWFVPAVLAAAALTFVIWLVFGPSPALSFALVNAVAVLIIACPCAMGLATPTSIMVGTGRAAETGVLFRNGEALQTLRDTKIVAFDKTGTLTEGRPAVTDILAVGGFEEDALLALAAAVEAGSEHPLAEAVAAGARERKLAVEKAEGFEAVPGYGVKASVGGRSVAVGARRFMEKLSVDTAGLGDEAERLAAKARSLLFIAVDGQPAGVIGVADPVKPSARAAIAALHEAGVKTAMITGDNEKTGRSIAAEVGIDTVVADVLPDGKVAALETLRAEHGAIAFAGDGINDAPALAAADTGIAIGTGTDIAIETADVVLMSGDLAGVVNAIALSRAVMRNIAENLFWAFGYNVLLIPVAAGVLYPAAGILLSPMLAAAAMGLSSVFVLSNALRLKRFRKVA